The proteins below come from a single Mercenaria mercenaria strain notata chromosome 3, MADL_Memer_1, whole genome shotgun sequence genomic window:
- the LOC123523798 gene encoding uncharacterized protein LOC123523798, translated as MFQQPGYIEYVSWRLSEVFADIGVDERIVLKRRRTWLLMASMATLSSQLKDENGSVYFLGSQCEGTTTPGLKSDIDQLLFYNDFNLIQNWADWEPGVCNYLMIQDETVSPGYCLLQRLRNDAPLPGNDVPDQYHFRDRTGRILLNNILMSAVAADAYEGGVRHGPAYTKQGRPGLLDTDIVFAFPCKSWPLPARQWLDQQGAGQWPSADMRKYCSSNGCFVVGVGCKGSENEELEWRISTSLAERCLMYNLNITQIQCYVLMKMILKTFIKPHFEDVISSFMCKTVLFHCIANTYSHVWRENNLLVCLSLCLSVLYNNILHENCPHFIIPGNNLMRGHIPHESKPYILEILQYIIKSEGRAILEIECDCLFDRLHLKLSDFLSFKINDIISGHLLLTTALEVDKNLLEYLLLTRNRSYKEAIQQLLRGIIKLVIISNQCQGLDKTACSLLAPWFCTTLGSVLASLSIHQCNAISADALTLISLGLNTDVSSCKLKLASMLYCIGDTQRTEVVLRDIEANYDPNIVEPVCRCHDYIEQARKRRFCAKCDNHNEEAIKYTTAFCVKFLPCEINCVPYELRQEMYRSTQEDLAFRGRHDDWMDLAVVDSLPYFYFLQYKTYNNLRRHEDKQRALSNLVRTIDQEPNIGHRETALNLLGQCMEQEDRTVVALRCYSLSLSVRERNNAAKIHICRLFSNIISNQ; from the coding sequence atgtttcaacAACCTGGCTATATTGAGTATGTGTCATGGAGACTGTCAGAGGTTTTTGCTGATATTGGAGTGGATGAGAGAATTGTGCTGAAGAGAAGAAGGACATGGCTACTGATGGCATCTATGGCTACATTATCATCACAACTGAAGGATGAGAATGGTTCTGTATATTTCTTAGGCAGTCAGTGTGAGGGAACAACTACGCCGGGACTAAAATCAGACATTGATCAGCTCCTCTTTTATAATGACTTTAATCTGATACAAAATTGGGCCGACTGGGAACCTGGTGTATGCAATTACTTGATGATCCAGGATGAGACTGTATCACCTGGCTATTGTCTACTACAGCGTCTGAGAAATGATGCTCCTCTTCCTGGTAATGATGTACCTGATCAATATCATTTCAGAGACAGAACAGGTAGAATATTGCTAAATAACATACTCATGTCAGCAGTAGCAGCTGATGCTTATGAGGGAGGAGTAAGGCATGGTCCAGCATATACAAAACAAGGACGACCTGGATTACTTGATACAGACATTGTATTTGCTTTCCCCTGTAAATCATGGCCTCTACCAGCTAGGCAATGGTTAGACCAGCAAGGTGCAGGTCAGTGGCCTTCAGCCGACATGAGGAAATATTGTAGCAGTAATGGAtgttttgttgttggtgttggaTGTAAGGGCAGTGAAAACGAAGAGcttgaatggagaatatcaaCATCTCTAGCAGAAAGGTGTTTAATGTATAATCTCAATATTACACAGATTCAATGTTATGTCTTGATGAAGATGATATTAAAAACCTTCATTAAACCGCATTTTGAAGACgtcatttcaagttttatgtgtaaaacagttctgtttCACTGTATTGCAAATACATATTCTCATGTCTGGAGAGAAAATAACTTACTTGTTTGTCTATCTTTGTGTTTATCTGTCCTGTACAACaacattttgcatgaaaactGTCCTCATTTTATCATACCTGGAAACAATTTGATGAGAGGACATATTCCTCATGAATCTAAACCTTACATTCTTGAAATACTGCAGTATATTATAAAGAGTGAAGGGAGAGCAATATTGGAGATTGAGTGTGATTGTCTTTTTGACAGGCTTCATCTGAAATTGAGTGattttctttcattcaaaataaatgacATCATTTCTGGACACTTATTACTTACAACAGCGTTAGAAGTTGATAAGAACTTATTGGAATATCTACTTTTAACAAGAAACAGAAGCTACAAAGAAGCTATACAACAATTGTTGAGGGGTATTATCAAACTAGTCATTATTTCGAATCAATGCCAAGGATTGGACAAAACAGCTTGCAGCCTTCTGGCTCCATGGTTCTGTACAACCCTGGGATCTGTCCTGGCATCCCTGAGTATACATCAATGCAATGCCATATCAGCAGACGCTCTCACCTTGATCTCACTTGGTCTGAACACAGATGTTTCATCTTGTAAACTAAAGCTAGCATCCATGTTATACTGTATAGGGGATACTCAAAGAACAGAAGTTGTTCTCAGAGATATTGAAGCAAACTATGATCCAAACATTGTTGAGCCTGTTTGTAGGTGTCATGATTACATCGAACAAGCTCGAAAAAGACGATTTTGCGCCAAATGTGACAATCATAATGAAGAGGCTATTAAGTACACTACAGCATTCTGTGTCAAATTTCTGCCATGTGAAATTAACTGTGTTCCATATGAACTAAGACAGGAAATGTATAGATCTACACAAGAGGACCTAGCTTTCAGAGGCCGACATGATGACTGGATGGACTTGGCTGTGGTAGATTCTCTACCTTACTTCTACTTCCTACAATACAAGACCTACAACAATCTAAGGAGACACGAAGATAAGCAAAGAGCTCTTTCTAACCTTGTGAGGACCATTGACCAGGAACCAAACATTGGACACAGGGAAACAGCATTGAACCTATTGGGACAGTGTATGGAACAAGAGGACCGAACTGTTGTTGCTTTACGTTGTTATTCATTATCCCTAAGCGTAAGGGAGAGAAACAATGCTGCCAAGATACATATTTGTAGACTTTTTTCAAATATCATAAGTAACCAGTAA